In one Elusimicrobiota bacterium genomic region, the following are encoded:
- a CDS encoding DUF1059 domain-containing protein — protein MGETKRVTLDCRQHPKSGCTLALSGTEEEVLDIGEYHAVTKHGFEKSPALREQLKQFIKTEAFSG, from the coding sequence ATGGGTGAAACCAAGAGAGTGACGTTGGATTGCAGGCAGCATCCCAAGTCCGGCTGCACGCTGGCCTTGTCCGGCACGGAAGAGGAGGTCCTGGACATCGGGGAGTATCACGCGGTCACGAAGCACGGCTTCGAGAAGTCGCCGGCGCTGCGCGAACAGCTGAAGCAGTTCATCAAGACGGAGGCTTTCAGCGGTTGA
- a CDS encoding PAS domain S-box protein, whose amino-acid sequence MKRFQALIENSWDAVMLVGQDGLVLYHTPSIEPILGYKPEEVVGKPIWDFIHGAGSGGGPEAVRELVGKPELGGRRELQLRHKDGSLRTVEIVANDQLANPDVQGIVVNYRDVTARRLAEDHLIESERLYRALVETTNTGYVVVDGEGRVVDANPEYVRLSGHRGLDDIRGRGVMEWTVPSDRERNAAAVADCFKNGFVRNLEIDYADREGRVTPIEINATVVQMGEKPLIMTICRDITSRRRAQEALRRSEAMLAEAERLAGIGSVVRDLRTGEVYRSQGVHRIFGAGKDEMPDQPENFLRYVHEDDRERLRRALQDNDTTSGRLAEEYRIRRPDGAERIIHVEGETSKDEQGRPARFFAWLQDITERRRLEEKILRISDRERRNIGHDLHDDLGQQLTGIALLGRALQERLSDQSSPEAGAMAELLRHVDRALVQVRELARGLQSAPARPEGLLEALAGLAAHVRSTAKVSCRLEADRRVLVREPGVADHLYRIAQEAVHNAVRHGRPREITIDLSEDDRGLKLTITDDGTGMLEAPKKGAGMGLDIMRHRASIIHGTLTISSHVGGGTAVICRVPPAAAPDGGRT is encoded by the coding sequence ATGAAGAGGTTCCAGGCCCTCATCGAGAATTCCTGGGACGCGGTGATGCTCGTAGGCCAGGACGGCCTCGTCCTCTATCACACGCCCTCCATAGAGCCGATCCTGGGCTACAAGCCCGAGGAAGTAGTCGGCAAGCCCATCTGGGATTTCATCCACGGGGCTGGGTCCGGCGGCGGGCCCGAGGCTGTCCGGGAGCTGGTCGGCAAGCCGGAACTGGGCGGGCGCCGCGAGCTGCAGTTGCGGCACAAGGACGGCTCCCTGCGCACGGTCGAGATCGTGGCCAACGACCAGCTGGCCAACCCCGACGTCCAGGGCATCGTCGTCAACTACCGCGACGTCACGGCGCGCCGGCTCGCCGAGGACCATCTCATCGAGAGCGAGCGCCTTTACCGGGCCCTGGTCGAGACCACCAACACCGGCTACGTGGTCGTCGACGGGGAGGGCCGGGTCGTCGACGCCAACCCCGAATACGTCCGCCTCTCCGGGCACCGCGGCCTCGATGATATCCGCGGCCGCGGCGTCATGGAGTGGACCGTCCCTTCCGATCGGGAGCGCAACGCCGCGGCTGTCGCGGACTGCTTCAAGAACGGCTTCGTCCGGAACCTGGAGATCGACTACGCGGACCGGGAAGGCAGGGTCACTCCCATCGAGATCAATGCCACCGTGGTGCAGATGGGCGAGAAGCCCCTGATCATGACCATCTGCCGCGACATCACCTCGCGCCGGCGGGCGCAGGAGGCTCTGCGCCGCAGCGAAGCCATGCTCGCGGAAGCCGAGCGCCTGGCCGGCATCGGCAGCGTGGTCCGCGATCTCCGGACCGGCGAAGTCTACCGTTCGCAAGGGGTCCACCGCATCTTCGGCGCAGGCAAGGACGAGATGCCGGACCAGCCGGAGAACTTCCTCAGGTACGTGCATGAGGATGACCGCGAGCGTCTGCGCAGAGCCCTGCAAGACAACGACACGACCAGCGGACGGCTGGCCGAGGAATACCGGATCCGCAGGCCGGACGGAGCCGAGCGCATCATCCACGTGGAAGGCGAGACCAGCAAAGACGAGCAAGGCCGCCCGGCCCGGTTCTTCGCCTGGCTCCAGGACATCACCGAGCGCCGGCGGCTCGAGGAGAAGATCCTGCGGATCAGCGACCGGGAGCGGCGCAACATCGGCCACGACCTGCACGACGACCTGGGCCAGCAGCTGACGGGCATCGCGCTGTTGGGGCGGGCCCTGCAGGAGCGGCTCTCGGACCAGTCCTCGCCCGAGGCCGGCGCCATGGCGGAGCTCCTCCGGCACGTGGACCGCGCCCTCGTCCAGGTCCGCGAACTCGCCCGGGGCCTGCAGTCGGCCCCGGCCCGGCCCGAAGGCCTGCTGGAAGCCCTCGCCGGCCTGGCCGCCCACGTGCGCTCCACCGCCAAGGTGTCCTGCCGCCTGGAGGCGGACCGGCGCGTCCTGGTCCGCGAGCCGGGCGTAGCCGACCACCTCTACCGGATCGCCCAGGAAGCCGTGCATAACGCCGTGCGCCACGGCCGGCCCCGGGAGATCACCATCGACCTCAGCGAGGACGACCGCGGGCTGAAATTGACCATTACCGACGACGGGACCGGGATGCTGGAGGCCCCCAAGAAGGGCGCGGGCATGGGCCTCGACATCATGCGCCACCGCGCCAGCATCATCCACGGGACGCTGACCATATCGAGCCATGTCGGCGGAGGGACCGCGGTGATCTGCCGGGTCCCGCCCGCCGCCGCGCCCGACGGAGGGAGAACATGA
- a CDS encoding extracellular solute-binding protein has translation MRQPWSFLLLAGLAGLAACRQPEPGGPDRRIVLWEMEDAAVAPYIDSVLEAFRKLPGNADIKIVRTHYHPEDLRQQFQTASIAGNPPDLLITQSDPAGIYSVSGFILPVDGLFDMRRYNKTAVEAISQDGKAWGVPISNGNHLMLMYNKSLAPQPPRTTAELFDFCDRRAPGLKLDRCMAFFLGEPYWLVPWMGAFGGWPMDGRRPTLDTPATRRALEFVLELKGRGYVPQECDYNCADALFTEKKVAFVIGGDWAISRYEAQLKSDLGIARIPKLSQTGRWPTPMVSGAYFMLSSKLQGAKLELAKRLVDFYTDEENQIGQAKTLMRLPALSQANRAKVIMDDPNMRASMEQLLVGRPMPMATEMRAVWDAMRPLYGRVLSGKMTVDEAVPMMQRDAESKIREMNE, from the coding sequence ATGAGACAGCCTTGGTCTTTCCTGCTGCTGGCCGGCTTGGCGGGCTTGGCCGCGTGCCGGCAGCCCGAGCCCGGCGGCCCTGACCGCCGCATCGTGCTCTGGGAGATGGAGGACGCCGCGGTCGCGCCCTACATCGACTCGGTCCTGGAGGCCTTCCGCAAGCTTCCCGGCAACGCGGACATCAAGATCGTCCGCACTCACTACCATCCGGAAGACCTGCGCCAGCAATTCCAGACCGCCTCCATCGCGGGCAACCCGCCGGACCTCCTCATCACGCAGTCGGACCCGGCCGGGATCTACTCGGTCTCCGGCTTCATCCTGCCCGTGGACGGCCTCTTCGACATGCGCCGCTACAACAAGACCGCGGTCGAGGCCATCTCCCAGGACGGCAAGGCCTGGGGCGTGCCCATCTCCAACGGCAACCATCTGATGCTGATGTACAACAAGAGCCTCGCCCCCCAGCCGCCGCGGACCACGGCCGAGCTCTTCGACTTCTGCGACCGGCGCGCACCCGGGCTGAAGCTGGACCGCTGCATGGCGTTCTTCTTGGGCGAACCGTATTGGCTGGTGCCCTGGATGGGCGCCTTTGGCGGCTGGCCCATGGACGGGCGCAGACCCACGCTGGATACTCCGGCCACGCGGCGGGCCCTGGAGTTCGTCCTGGAGCTCAAGGGCCGGGGCTATGTGCCGCAGGAATGCGATTACAACTGCGCCGACGCCCTGTTCACCGAGAAGAAGGTGGCCTTCGTCATCGGCGGCGACTGGGCCATATCCCGCTATGAAGCCCAGCTCAAGTCCGATCTGGGCATAGCCCGGATCCCGAAGCTCTCCCAGACCGGCCGCTGGCCCACGCCCATGGTGAGCGGCGCCTACTTCATGCTCAGCTCCAAGCTCCAGGGGGCCAAGCTCGAGCTGGCCAAGCGCCTGGTCGATTTCTATACCGACGAAGAGAACCAGATCGGACAGGCCAAGACCCTGATGCGCCTGCCGGCGCTCTCCCAGGCCAACCGGGCCAAGGTCATCATGGACGACCCCAATATGCGGGCCTCCATGGAGCAGCTTTTGGTCGGCCGGCCCATGCCCATGGCGACCGAGATGCGCGCGGTCTGGGACGCCATGCGGCCGCTCTACGGACGGGTGCTGTCCGGGAAGATGACGGTGGATGAGGCGGTCCCCATGATGCAGCGGGATGCCGAGAGCAAGATCCGGGAGATGAACGAGTGA
- a CDS encoding cupin domain-containing protein yields MSKNAVVEKAAQKIEIKSFEAPDERRAFPKGRLELVKVGGATLGKAVLEPGWRWSESVKPIAKTKSCEAPHLQYHLAGTLCIRMDDGTVRECRAGDVSAVPTGHDAWVVGDEPVVVVDFQGMAEYAAGPSQRK; encoded by the coding sequence ATGTCTAAGAACGCGGTCGTGGAAAAGGCGGCGCAGAAGATCGAGATCAAGAGCTTCGAAGCTCCCGACGAGCGGCGGGCCTTCCCGAAAGGGCGGCTGGAGCTCGTCAAGGTGGGAGGCGCGACGCTGGGCAAGGCGGTCCTGGAGCCGGGCTGGCGCTGGTCCGAGTCCGTGAAGCCCATCGCCAAGACCAAGAGCTGCGAGGCGCCCCATCTGCAGTATCATCTGGCCGGGACCCTGTGCATCCGGATGGACGACGGGACGGTGCGGGAATGCCGGGCCGGGGACGTGTCCGCGGTGCCCACGGGCCATGACGCCTGGGTGGTGGGCGACGAGCCGGTGGTGGTCGTAGATTTTCAGGGCATGGCCGAATACGCGGCTGGCCCCAGCCAGCGCAAGTAG